The Lysobacter enzymogenes genome window below encodes:
- a CDS encoding cysteine hydrolase family protein, with amino-acid sequence MNHPTLRTLGGAAAPRSLAAGRTALLVIDFQNEYFSGRLPIPDGAAALSNAQKLIAHADAHGLPVFHIQHVTPPQAPVFAEHSDGVHFHERLQPAANHRVVRKTSVSVFASTDIEHQLKQAGVDTLVIAGLMTHACVAGAARDAVPLGFEAIVAGDACATRDLDTADGSVLPHADLHRAALASIADTFGEILRTDQVLALPVD; translated from the coding sequence ATGAACCATCCCACGCTTCGCACCCTCGGCGGCGCCGCCGCTCCGCGCTCGCTCGCTGCCGGCCGCACCGCGCTGTTGGTCATCGATTTCCAGAACGAATACTTCAGCGGACGCCTGCCGATTCCCGACGGCGCCGCGGCGTTGAGCAACGCGCAGAAGCTGATCGCGCACGCCGACGCCCACGGCCTGCCGGTCTTCCACATCCAGCACGTGACGCCGCCGCAGGCGCCGGTGTTCGCCGAACACAGCGACGGCGTGCACTTCCACGAACGGCTGCAACCGGCCGCGAACCATCGCGTGGTGCGCAAGACCTCGGTCAGCGTGTTCGCCAGCACCGACATCGAGCATCAGCTCAAGCAGGCCGGCGTCGACACGCTGGTGATCGCCGGCCTGATGACCCACGCCTGCGTCGCCGGCGCCGCGCGCGACGCGGTGCCGCTGGGTTTCGAAGCCATCGTCGCCGGCGATGCGTGCGCGACGCGCGACCTCGACACCGCCGACGGCAGCGTGCTGCCGCATGCGGACTTGCACCGCGCCGCGTTGGCGTCGATCGCCGACACTTTCGGCGAGATCCTGCGCACCGATCAGGTGTTGGCGTTGCCTGTGGACTGA
- the amaB gene encoding L-piperidine-6-carboxylate dehydrogenase, whose translation MTHPVLAALGLKDNESGTYLGHGEWSKTADAGVLEPVNPTDGEVLARVQASSQADYDTIVARAQAAFAVWRTTPAPRRGEAIRLCSDALRKHKDALGSLVALEMGKSKPEGDGEVQEMIDIGDFAVGLSRQLYGLTMHSERPGHRMYEQWHPLGLVGVISAFNFPVAVWAWNSFIAAICGDITIWKPSPKTPLSAIASMKICNEALRAGGFPDLFFLFNDAGTELASNFVDDKRIGLVSFTGSTKVGRQVGERVARRMGRSLLELGGNNAIIVDASADLKLAIPAIAFGAVGTAGQRCTTTRRLFVHESIFDDVLAKLIAAYKQVEKKIGDPTDPANLMGPLNSQDGVQAYLDAIAKAKASGGKVETGGERIDRKGNFVLPAIVTGLSNDAEVVQTETFAPILYVMKFSKLEDAIELQNDVPQGLSSSIFTANLKAAEAFLSAAGSDCGIANVNIGTSGAEIGGAFGGEKETGGGRESGSDAWRAYMRRQTNTINYSDALPLAQGIKFDL comes from the coding sequence ATGACCCACCCCGTTCTCGCCGCCCTGGGACTCAAAGACAACGAGTCCGGCACCTACCTCGGCCACGGCGAATGGTCCAAGACCGCCGACGCCGGCGTGCTGGAACCCGTCAATCCCACCGACGGCGAAGTGCTGGCGCGCGTGCAGGCCTCGTCGCAGGCCGACTACGACACCATCGTCGCCCGCGCCCAGGCCGCGTTCGCGGTTTGGCGCACCACCCCGGCGCCGCGCCGCGGCGAAGCGATCCGCCTGTGCAGCGACGCGCTGCGCAAGCACAAGGACGCGCTGGGTTCGCTGGTCGCGCTGGAGATGGGCAAGTCCAAGCCCGAGGGCGACGGCGAAGTGCAGGAGATGATCGACATCGGCGATTTCGCCGTCGGTCTGTCGCGCCAGCTGTACGGCCTGACCATGCACTCCGAGCGTCCCGGCCACCGCATGTACGAGCAGTGGCATCCGCTCGGCCTCGTCGGCGTGATCTCGGCGTTCAACTTCCCGGTCGCGGTGTGGGCCTGGAACAGCTTCATCGCGGCGATCTGCGGCGACATCACCATCTGGAAGCCCTCGCCGAAGACCCCGCTGTCGGCGATCGCGTCGATGAAGATCTGCAACGAGGCGCTGCGCGCCGGCGGCTTCCCCGATCTGTTCTTCCTGTTCAACGACGCCGGCACCGAGCTGGCCTCGAACTTCGTCGACGACAAGCGCATCGGCCTGGTCAGCTTCACCGGTTCGACCAAGGTCGGCCGCCAGGTCGGCGAGCGCGTCGCCCGCCGCATGGGCCGTTCGCTGCTGGAACTCGGCGGCAACAACGCGATCATCGTCGACGCCAGCGCCGACCTGAAGCTGGCGATTCCGGCGATCGCGTTCGGCGCGGTCGGCACCGCCGGCCAGCGCTGCACCACCACCCGCCGCCTGTTCGTGCACGAGTCGATCTTTGACGACGTGCTGGCCAAGCTGATCGCCGCGTACAAGCAGGTCGAGAAGAAGATCGGCGACCCGACCGACCCGGCCAACCTGATGGGCCCGCTCAACAGCCAGGACGGCGTGCAGGCGTATCTGGACGCGATCGCCAAGGCCAAGGCCAGCGGCGGCAAGGTCGAGACCGGCGGCGAGCGCATCGACCGCAAGGGCAACTTCGTGCTGCCGGCGATCGTCACCGGCCTGAGCAACGACGCCGAAGTCGTGCAGACCGAAACCTTCGCGCCGATCCTGTACGTGATGAAGTTCAGCAAGCTCGAAGACGCCATCGAGTTGCAGAACGACGTGCCGCAGGGCCTGTCCTCGTCGATCTTCACCGCGAATCTCAAGGCGGCCGAAGCGTTCCTGTCGGCGGCCGGTTCGGACTGCGGCATCGCCAACGTCAACATCGGCACCTCCGGCGCCGAGATCGGCGGCGCGTTCGGCGGCGAGAAGGAAACCGGCGGCGGCCGCGAGTCGGGTTCGGACGCATGGCGCGCCTACATGCGCCGCCAGACCAACACGATCAACTACTCCGACGCGCTGCCGCTGGCCCAGGGCATCAAGTTCGATCTGTAA
- a CDS encoding cupin domain-containing protein, whose product MLEQADLLIALLTRVRLEARFVCDTDSQQRWQSAPAATANGMFVYAVRGAVELDHDGRSLRLQQGDLALFPHSVAEWLAKLDASASLPAALLRRSCAATEQGAIAPRVLCAGLHYDAASAMPLCRLFPPAMVVEAAAVAAEPMLSHALRGLSQELERASALRNPVLLRALELIYSLGLERAVAGRERDGDDDGASALRDPRIARCLYYMYTHFAEKCSLEELAAHAGLSKSALSARFAALVGEPPARHLARIRVAEARRLLRGTELSQETVAQQVGYASVVGMHLAFRTIAGETPGAARRSAG is encoded by the coding sequence ATGCTGGAACAAGCCGACCTGCTGATCGCCCTGCTGACCCGCGTCCGCCTGGAAGCGCGGTTCGTGTGCGACACCGATTCGCAGCAGCGCTGGCAGTCGGCGCCCGCCGCGACGGCCAACGGCATGTTCGTGTACGCCGTGCGCGGCGCGGTCGAGCTCGACCACGACGGCCGTTCGCTGAGGTTGCAGCAAGGCGATCTGGCGCTGTTTCCGCATAGCGTGGCCGAGTGGCTGGCGAAGCTCGATGCCTCGGCTTCGTTGCCGGCGGCGTTGCTGCGCCGCTCCTGCGCGGCAACTGAGCAGGGCGCCATTGCGCCGCGCGTGCTCTGCGCCGGCCTGCATTACGACGCCGCCAGCGCGATGCCGCTGTGCCGGCTGTTTCCGCCGGCGATGGTGGTCGAGGCCGCGGCCGTCGCCGCCGAGCCGATGCTCAGCCACGCGTTGCGCGGCTTGAGCCAGGAACTCGAACGCGCGAGCGCGCTGCGCAATCCGGTGCTGCTGCGCGCCTTGGAGCTGATCTACAGCCTCGGCCTGGAGCGCGCCGTCGCCGGCCGCGAACGCGACGGCGACGACGATGGCGCCAGCGCGCTGCGCGATCCGCGCATCGCCCGTTGCCTGTACTACATGTACACCCACTTCGCCGAAAAATGCTCGCTGGAAGAACTGGCGGCGCACGCCGGCCTGTCGAAATCGGCGTTGTCGGCGCGCTTCGCCGCCTTGGTCGGCGAGCCGCCGGCGCGGCATCTGGCGCGCATCCGCGTGGCCGAGGCGCGGCGCCTGTTGCGCGGCACCGAGCTGTCGCAGGAAACGGTGGCGCAGCAGGTCGGCTACGCCTCGGTGGTCGGGATGCATCTGGCGTTCCGGACCATCGCCGGCGAAACCCCGGGCGCGGCGCGCCGAAGCGCCGGCTGA
- the parC gene encoding DNA topoisomerase IV subunit A — MTDSVRMAFHGFEQIPLREYAERAYLDYSMYVVLDRALPFLGDGLKPVQRRIIYAMSELGLNAQSKPKKSARTVGDVIGKYHPHGDSACYEAMVLMAQPFSYRYPLVEGQGNFGSTDDPKSFAAMRYTESKLTPLAEVLLGELGQGTVDWDPNFDGTLEEPTWMPARLPHLLLNGTTGIAVGMATDVPPHNLNEVVSACVRLLDDPDATTRDLCEHVLGPDYPTTAEIITPRADLLQMYETGLGSVRARAVFEKDGGNLVVTALPYQTSPGKVIEQIATQMRAKKLPWLEDIRDESDHANPTRIVLVPRSNRVDADQLMGHLFATTDLERSFRVNFNVIGLDGRPQVKGLKAFLSEWLSFRADTVTRRLNHRLEKVERRLHLLQGLLVAFLNLDEVIRIIRTEDEPRPVLMKRFDLTEEQTDYILETRLRQLARLEEMKIRGEQAELEKEREQLIATLASKTKLKKLIKDELLADAKKFGDARRSPLVSRVAAQALSETELVASEPMTVVVSEKGWVRAAKGHDVDAAALSYRDGDSVLAYVRGRSTQQVAFLDSTGRAYSTLIHSLPSARGNGEPLTGRFSPAAGASFQALAAGDNEHRFVLSSSHGYGFVTRFENLTGRNKAGKAMLSLTPNAKVLQPAQIGDVDQDRVVAVTNVGHLLAFPVAELPELDKGKGNKIIDIPKAKLGTERVVAVAVVAPGQTLSVKSGARTMSLSFKDLDAYLGARATRGGLLPRGWQKVEGLAVE, encoded by the coding sequence ATGACAGATTCCGTACGTATGGCGTTCCACGGCTTCGAACAGATCCCGCTGCGCGAATACGCCGAACGCGCCTACCTGGACTACTCGATGTACGTGGTCCTGGACCGCGCCCTGCCGTTCCTCGGCGACGGCCTCAAGCCGGTCCAGCGCCGCATCATCTACGCCATGAGCGAGCTGGGCCTGAACGCCCAGTCCAAGCCGAAGAAGTCCGCGCGCACCGTGGGCGATGTGATCGGCAAATACCATCCGCACGGCGACAGCGCCTGCTACGAGGCGATGGTGTTGATGGCGCAGCCGTTCTCCTACCGCTATCCGTTGGTCGAGGGCCAGGGCAACTTCGGCTCGACCGACGATCCCAAGTCGTTCGCGGCGATGCGCTACACCGAGTCCAAGCTGACCCCGCTGGCCGAAGTGCTGCTCGGCGAGCTCGGCCAGGGCACGGTGGACTGGGACCCGAACTTCGACGGCACCCTGGAAGAACCCACCTGGATGCCGGCGCGGCTGCCGCACCTGCTGCTCAACGGCACCACCGGAATCGCCGTGGGCATGGCCACCGACGTGCCGCCGCACAACTTGAACGAAGTGGTCAGCGCCTGCGTGCGCCTGCTCGACGACCCGGACGCGACCACCCGCGACCTGTGCGAGCACGTGCTCGGCCCGGACTACCCGACCACGGCCGAAATCATCACCCCGCGCGCCGACCTGCTGCAGATGTACGAAACCGGCCTCGGCAGCGTGCGCGCGCGCGCCGTGTTCGAGAAGGACGGCGGCAACCTGGTCGTCACCGCCCTGCCCTACCAGACCTCGCCGGGCAAGGTGATCGAACAGATCGCCACCCAGATGCGGGCCAAGAAGCTGCCGTGGCTGGAAGACATCCGCGACGAGTCCGACCACGCCAATCCGACCCGGATCGTGCTGGTGCCGCGCTCCAACCGCGTCGACGCCGACCAGCTGATGGGGCATCTGTTCGCCACCACCGACCTGGAACGCAGCTTCCGCGTCAACTTCAACGTCATCGGCCTGGACGGCCGCCCGCAGGTCAAGGGCCTGAAGGCGTTCCTCAGCGAATGGCTGAGCTTCCGCGCCGACACCGTCACCCGCCGTCTGAACCACCGGCTGGAGAAGGTCGAGCGCCGCCTGCACCTGTTGCAGGGTTTGCTGGTCGCGTTCCTCAACCTCGACGAAGTCATCCGCATCATCCGCACCGAGGACGAACCGCGTCCGGTGCTGATGAAGCGCTTCGACCTCACCGAAGAGCAGACCGACTACATCCTGGAAACCCGCCTGCGCCAGTTGGCGCGGCTGGAAGAGATGAAGATCCGCGGCGAGCAGGCCGAACTGGAGAAGGAGCGCGAACAGCTGATCGCGACCCTCGCCAGCAAGACCAAGCTCAAGAAGCTGATCAAGGACGAACTGCTGGCCGATGCCAAGAAGTTCGGCGACGCGCGCCGCTCGCCGCTGGTCTCGCGCGTGGCCGCGCAGGCGCTGTCGGAAACCGAACTGGTCGCCAGCGAGCCGATGACCGTGGTGGTCAGCGAAAAGGGCTGGGTGCGCGCGGCCAAGGGCCACGACGTGGATGCCGCGGCGCTGAGCTACCGCGACGGCGACAGCGTGCTGGCGTACGTGCGCGGACGCAGCACCCAGCAGGTCGCGTTCCTGGATTCGACCGGGCGCGCTTACTCGACGCTGATCCACAGCCTGCCGTCGGCGCGCGGCAATGGCGAACCCCTGACCGGGCGGTTCTCGCCTGCCGCGGGCGCATCGTTCCAGGCACTGGCGGCTGGCGACAACGAACACCGCTTCGTGCTGTCCAGTTCGCACGGCTATGGTTTCGTCACCCGCTTCGAAAACCTCACCGGCCGCAACAAGGCCGGCAAGGCGATGCTGTCGCTGACCCCGAACGCCAAGGTGCTGCAACCGGCGCAGATCGGCGACGTCGATCAGGACCGCGTGGTCGCGGTGACCAACGTCGGCCATCTGCTTGCGTTCCCGGTCGCCGAGTTGCCGGAACTCGACAAGGGCAAAGGCAACAAGATCATCGACATTCCGAAGGCCAAGCTCGGCACCGAGCGCGTAGTCGCGGTCGCGGTGGTGGCACCGGGGCAGACGCTGAGCGTCAAGTCGGGGGCGCGGACGATGAGTCTGTCGTTCAAGGATCTGGATGCGTACCTGGGTGCGCGCGCGACTCGCGGCGGGTTGTTGCCGCGTGGGTGGCAGAAGGTGGAAGGGTTGGCGGTCGAGTAA
- a CDS encoding autotransporter domain-containing protein, with protein sequence MIGSMDGAGRAGASVRASAGSRAGEGRRRAAWWAAWLLLPGLGLAGAAQAQSCAVGETPAAFGFTGGEQTISVPAGVHSLTVYLSGAQGGAGRSGAGTIGGSPNSPGGIGGLGGRVRGTLAVTPGQALSVWVGGQASQAVNPGGIGQGVDGIGGGATDLRAGGNGIGNRVAIAGGGGGGGNAGWSTTNVIAGGTGGVGGGGTGGTGATVPGGPGPFGGGGGTVGTGGAGGAGCSNFPATAGNAANGDGGDSFNFSGSFSGAGFGGGGGGGATVGAGGGGAGVGTTACQQNWNGGGGGGAGGSSAATGLTGVVFNNGVQTGNGAALICFASPTFSVGGTAAGQTGPVTLQLAATNPAGSQQVVVAQAATSFVFPTRLPQGANWNVSVLGAPAGQICTATPASGAAIAANVTNIALACTTVTVTVAPPTLPNAALNTAYSQTLTASSGNGGAAPYTFAVSAGALPPGLALSNAGVLSGTPTAAGSFNFTVQATSSNSFSGTRAYTLTVAQGAQAITAFAANPAAPTYAPGGTFSVSATGGASGNPVVFASASPAVCGVAGSTVTTVAAGACALTADQAGNANYSAAPQAALTVNIGQAAQAIGGFASNPAAPVYAPGGTFTVSASGGASGNPVTFASTSAGVCTISGNTATIVSAGTCALTADQAGNANYAAAPQASFTVSIGAATQSISNFAANPATPVYAPGGNFAVSATPGLSTSPVVFASASPAVCTVAGSTVTTLAAGTCSLTANQAGDANYSASPQVTLDVTIALAAQSISNFAANPAAPVFAAGGTFSVSATPGASTSPVVFASASAAVCTVSGSTVTMLSAGQCSLTANQAADANYSAAPQATLDVTIGAAAQTISNFAANPAAPVYTPGGSFSVSATGGPSGNPVVFASASPAVCTVSGSTVSMLAAGNCALTADQAGNANYTAAPQVALQVLIGGATPQLSWIGDIAKTYGEAAFDLPNPSSNSAGAFTFASDNTAVATVSGRRVTIVGAGVATLTATQAATPNYLQGSVSLVLTVSGRPDPTRDPSVVGGLQAQTDAAVRFATAQQSNINDRLRQQRYAGASRTSNGIALSYNTRAGGGMSLSGQQIAQIDGSRLPQGWGLWTAGTISNGQRDRNARSDGFDFQSDGLTVGADWRIGERFLLGVAGGYGWNDSDLDDGRSKLEARQRALSLYGLWRPSERWFVDGILGWGRLDYDIRRFSATAGAVARADREGDQVFGSLTAGYEHTSDGGVLLTGYARLDGSRTKLDGYRETGLGIYDLSYGSQTVENSGAALGLEGSFPILTTRGNLFRPYWMVEYRDALEDRSDVRLNYVVLPNASDYLLRLRSYGDNALSYGAGIDMELARRWRLSLLLRRQHASGLDSDTSFGVLLSYSPGSAGNGLSAAAASVDGVAANQTGAQATGSADGGR encoded by the coding sequence ATGATCGGTTCGATGGATGGGGCGGGGCGCGCGGGCGCGTCGGTGCGCGCGAGCGCGGGGTCGCGCGCGGGCGAGGGACGTCGCCGCGCGGCGTGGTGGGCGGCGTGGTTGCTGTTGCCGGGCCTCGGCCTGGCCGGCGCGGCGCAGGCGCAAAGCTGCGCGGTCGGCGAAACGCCGGCGGCGTTCGGCTTCACCGGCGGCGAGCAGACCATCAGCGTCCCGGCCGGCGTGCACTCGCTCACCGTGTACCTCAGCGGCGCCCAGGGCGGGGCCGGGCGCAGCGGCGCCGGCACCATCGGCGGCAGTCCCAATTCTCCCGGCGGCATCGGCGGCCTCGGCGGCCGCGTGCGCGGCACCCTGGCGGTGACGCCCGGCCAGGCCCTGTCGGTCTGGGTCGGCGGGCAAGCCTCGCAGGCGGTCAATCCCGGCGGCATCGGCCAGGGCGTCGACGGCATCGGCGGCGGCGCCACCGATCTGCGCGCCGGCGGCAACGGCATCGGCAACCGCGTCGCCATCGCCGGCGGCGGCGGTGGCGGCGGCAACGCCGGCTGGAGCACCACCAACGTGATCGCCGGCGGCACCGGCGGCGTCGGCGGCGGCGGTACCGGCGGCACCGGCGCGACCGTGCCCGGCGGCCCCGGCCCGTTCGGCGGCGGCGGCGGTACGGTCGGTACCGGCGGCGCCGGCGGTGCCGGTTGCAGCAACTTCCCGGCCACGGCCGGCAACGCCGCCAACGGCGACGGCGGCGATTCGTTCAATTTCTCCGGTTCCTTCAGCGGCGCCGGCTTCGGCGGCGGCGGCGGTGGCGGCGCCACGGTCGGCGCGGGCGGCGGCGGCGCGGGCGTGGGCACCACGGCCTGCCAGCAGAACTGGAACGGCGGCGGCGGCGGCGGCGCGGGCGGCAGCTCGGCCGCGACCGGACTGACCGGCGTGGTCTTCAACAACGGCGTGCAGACCGGCAACGGCGCGGCGCTGATCTGTTTCGCGTCGCCGACCTTCTCGGTCGGCGGCACCGCGGCCGGCCAGACCGGCCCGGTCACCCTGCAACTGGCCGCGACCAACCCGGCCGGCAGCCAGCAAGTCGTCGTGGCCCAGGCCGCGACCAGCTTCGTCTTCCCGACCCGCTTGCCGCAGGGCGCCAACTGGAACGTCAGCGTGCTCGGCGCGCCGGCCGGACAGATATGCACGGCGACCCCGGCCAGCGGCGCGGCGATCGCCGCGAACGTCACCAACATCGCGCTCGCGTGCACCACCGTGACCGTCACGGTGGCGCCGCCGACCTTGCCGAACGCCGCGCTCAACACGGCGTATTCGCAAACCCTCACGGCCAGCAGCGGCAACGGCGGCGCCGCGCCGTACACGTTCGCGGTCAGCGCCGGCGCCTTGCCGCCCGGGCTGGCCTTGTCGAACGCGGGCGTGCTGTCGGGTACACCGACCGCGGCCGGCTCGTTCAACTTCACCGTGCAGGCGACCTCCAGCAACAGCTTCAGCGGCACCCGCGCCTACACCTTGACGGTCGCCCAGGGCGCCCAGGCGATCACCGCCTTCGCCGCCAACCCGGCCGCGCCGACGTATGCGCCGGGCGGCACGTTCAGCGTCTCCGCGACCGGCGGCGCGTCCGGCAATCCGGTCGTGTTCGCCAGCGCCAGCCCGGCGGTCTGCGGCGTCGCCGGCAGCACCGTCACCACCGTCGCCGCGGGCGCGTGTGCGCTGACCGCCGACCAGGCCGGCAACGCCAACTACAGCGCTGCGCCGCAAGCCGCGCTGACCGTCAACATCGGCCAGGCTGCGCAGGCCATCGGCGGCTTCGCTTCGAACCCGGCTGCGCCGGTGTACGCCCCGGGCGGCACCTTCACCGTGTCTGCGAGCGGCGGCGCGTCCGGCAATCCGGTCACCTTCGCGAGCACCAGCGCCGGCGTGTGCACGATCAGCGGCAACACCGCGACGATCGTGTCGGCCGGCACCTGTGCGCTGACCGCCGACCAGGCCGGCAACGCCAACTACGCCGCGGCGCCGCAGGCGAGCTTCACCGTGAGCATCGGCGCGGCGACCCAGTCGATCAGCAACTTTGCGGCCAATCCGGCCACCCCGGTGTACGCGCCGGGCGGCAACTTCGCCGTCTCGGCCACGCCGGGCCTGTCGACCAGCCCGGTGGTGTTCGCCAGCGCCAGCCCGGCGGTGTGTACGGTCGCCGGCAGCACGGTGACCACGCTCGCCGCGGGCACGTGTTCGTTGACCGCGAACCAGGCCGGCGACGCCAACTACAGCGCTTCGCCGCAGGTGACGCTGGACGTGACCATCGCCCTGGCCGCGCAGTCCATCAGCAATTTCGCCGCGAATCCGGCCGCGCCGGTGTTCGCCGCCGGCGGCACCTTCAGCGTGTCGGCCACGCCCGGCGCCTCGACCAGCCCGGTCGTGTTCGCCAGCGCCAGCGCGGCGGTGTGTACGGTCAGCGGCAGCACCGTGACCATGCTCAGCGCGGGCCAGTGTTCGCTGACCGCGAACCAGGCCGCCGACGCCAACTACAGCGCGGCGCCGCAAGCGACGCTGGACGTGACCATCGGCGCCGCGGCGCAGACGATCAGCAACTTCGCCGCCAACCCGGCCGCGCCGGTGTACACGCCGGGCGGCAGCTTCAGCGTGTCGGCGACCGGCGGCCCGTCGGGCAATCCGGTGGTGTTCGCCAGCGCTTCGCCGGCGGTGTGTACGGTCAGCGGCAGCACGGTGAGCATGCTCGCCGCGGGCAATTGCGCCCTAACCGCCGACCAGGCCGGCAACGCCAACTACACCGCCGCGCCGCAAGTCGCGCTGCAGGTGCTGATCGGCGGCGCCACGCCGCAGCTGAGCTGGATCGGCGACATCGCCAAGACCTACGGCGAAGCCGCGTTCGACCTGCCGAACCCGAGCAGCAACAGCGCCGGCGCCTTCACCTTCGCCAGCGACAACACCGCGGTGGCCACCGTCAGCGGCCGCCGCGTGACCATCGTCGGCGCCGGCGTGGCCACGCTGACCGCGACCCAGGCGGCTACGCCCAATTACCTGCAAGGCAGCGTCAGCCTGGTGTTGACCGTGTCCGGCCGGCCCGACCCGACCCGCGACCCCAGCGTGGTCGGCGGCCTGCAGGCGCAGACCGACGCCGCGGTGCGCTTCGCCACGGCGCAGCAGTCCAACATCAACGACCGCCTGCGCCAGCAGCGCTACGCCGGCGCCAGCCGCACCAGCAACGGCATCGCGCTGAGCTACAACACCCGCGCCGGCGGCGGCATGTCGCTGAGCGGCCAGCAGATCGCGCAGATCGACGGCTCGCGCCTGCCGCAGGGCTGGGGCCTGTGGACGGCCGGCACCATCAGCAACGGCCAGCGCGACCGCAATGCGCGCAGCGACGGCTTCGACTTCCAGAGCGACGGCCTCACCGTCGGCGCCGACTGGCGCATCGGCGAGCGCTTCCTGCTCGGCGTGGCCGGCGGTTACGGCTGGAACGACAGCGACCTCGACGACGGCCGCTCCAAGCTCGAAGCGCGCCAGCGCGCGCTGTCGCTGTACGGCCTGTGGCGCCCGAGCGAACGCTGGTTCGTCGACGGCATCCTCGGCTGGGGCCGCCTGGACTACGACATCCGTCGTTTCAGCGCCACCGCCGGCGCGGTCGCCCGCGCCGACCGCGAAGGCGACCAGGTGTTCGGTTCGCTGACCGCCGGTTACGAGCACACCAGCGACGGCGGCGTGCTGCTGACCGGCTACGCGCGCCTGGACGGCAGCCGCACCAAGCTCGACGGCTACCGCGAAACCGGGCTGGGCATCTACGACCTGAGCTACGGCTCGCAGACCGTGGAAAACAGCGGCGCCGCGCTCGGCCTGGAAGGCAGCTTCCCGATCCTGACCACGCGCGGCAACCTGTTCCGCCCGTACTGGATGGTCGAGTACCGCGATGCATTGGAAGACCGCAGCGACGTGCGCCTGAACTACGTGGTGCTGCCGAACGCCAGCGACTACCTGCTGCGCCTGCGCAGCTACGGCGACAACGCGCTGAGCTATGGCGCAGGCATCGACATGGAACTGGCGCGGCGCTGGCGCCTGTCGTTGCTGCTGCGCCGCCAGCACGCCAGCGGGCTGGATTCGGACACCAGCTTCGGCGTGTTGCTGTCGTACTCGCCGGGCAGCGCCGGCAACGGCCTGTCGGCCGCTGCGGCGTCGGTCGACGGCGTGGCCGCGAACCAGACCGGCGCGCAGGCGACCGGCAGCGCCGACGGCGGTCGCTGA
- a CDS encoding DUF4190 domain-containing protein: MQSPVRQTSGTAIFSLVAGVLGWTLLPFLGSLAAIVSGHMARSQIRRAPDRLDGDGLAIAGLVLGWASVIIAVLSVIAIVVFFGGLAAILAFLGQQHY, translated from the coding sequence ATGCAAAGCCCCGTTCGCCAGACCAGCGGCACCGCCATCTTCAGCCTCGTCGCCGGCGTGCTCGGCTGGACCCTGCTGCCGTTCCTCGGCAGCCTCGCGGCGATCGTCAGCGGCCACATGGCCCGTTCGCAGATCCGCCGCGCGCCCGACCGCCTCGACGGCGACGGCCTGGCCATCGCCGGCCTGGTGCTCGGCTGGGCCTCGGTCATCATCGCCGTGCTCAGCGTGATCGCGATCGTGGTTTTCTTCGGCGGACTCGCCGCGATCCTGGCGTTTCTCGGCCAGCAGCACTACTGA
- a CDS encoding quinone-dependent dihydroorotate dehydrogenase: MYSLARPFLFGLDAERAHGLGLTALETAYRSGLNPLVARAPKPLPTKTLGLTFPNPVGLAAGLDKNGAHIDALLALGFGFVEVGTVTPRPQQGNPRPRMFRLPEQQAVINRLGFNNEGVDALVRNVSKARRRGGGLLGINIGKNKDTPNEQAERDYLHCLERVYPLADYITVNISSPNTAGLRELQEEQSLRRLIGSLREAQEKFAARERRRVPMLVKIAPDLSDDDIEAASRVLSELQVDGVIATNTTVARDGVDGSPHAGEAGGLSGRPLLAQATAVLRKMRTRLPETIPMIGVGGILEGADAAAKMAAGASLVQVYSGLVYRGPALIGECVDAIRRRKEAPSRGHVPPQI; this comes from the coding sequence GTGTATAGCCTCGCCCGACCCTTCCTTTTCGGACTGGACGCAGAACGAGCCCACGGCCTTGGCCTGACGGCGCTGGAAACCGCTTATCGCAGCGGTCTCAACCCGCTGGTGGCGCGCGCGCCCAAGCCGCTGCCGACCAAGACCCTGGGCCTGACCTTCCCCAACCCGGTCGGCCTCGCCGCCGGCCTGGACAAGAACGGCGCCCACATCGACGCGCTGCTGGCGCTGGGCTTCGGCTTCGTCGAAGTCGGCACGGTCACTCCGCGCCCGCAGCAAGGCAATCCGCGCCCGCGCATGTTCCGCCTGCCCGAGCAGCAGGCCGTCATCAACCGCCTGGGCTTCAACAACGAAGGCGTCGACGCGCTGGTGCGCAACGTGTCCAAGGCGCGCCGCCGCGGCGGCGGCCTGCTCGGCATCAACATCGGCAAGAACAAGGACACCCCGAACGAACAGGCCGAGCGCGATTACCTGCACTGCCTGGAACGGGTCTATCCGCTCGCCGACTACATCACCGTCAACATCTCCTCGCCCAACACCGCCGGCCTGCGCGAATTGCAGGAGGAGCAGTCGCTGCGCCGCCTGATCGGCAGCCTGCGCGAGGCGCAGGAGAAGTTCGCCGCGCGCGAGCGCCGGCGCGTGCCGATGCTGGTCAAGATCGCGCCCGACCTCAGCGACGACGACATCGAAGCCGCCAGCCGCGTGCTCAGCGAGCTGCAGGTCGACGGCGTCATCGCCACCAACACCACGGTCGCGCGCGACGGCGTCGACGGCAGCCCGCACGCGGGCGAGGCCGGCGGCCTGTCGGGCCGGCCGCTGCTGGCCCAGGCCACCGCGGTGCTGCGCAAGATGCGCACGCGGCTGCCGGAAACCATTCCCATGATCGGCGTCGGCGGCATCCTCGAAGGCGCCGACGCGGCCGCCAAGATGGCCGCCGGCGCGAGCCTGGTGCAGGTCTATTCGGGCCTGGTCTACCGCGGCCCGGCGCTGATCGGCGAATGCGTCGACGCGATCCGCCGGCGCAAGGAAGCCCCGAGCCGCGGCCACGTGCCGCCGCAGATCTGA